The proteins below are encoded in one region of Micromonospora pisi:
- a CDS encoding condensation domain-containing protein, translating into MTFEEVLEYAAVHDVRLTGVDGTLRYDAPADAVTPELVAALRSYKGQLLRWLAAPADEREVTRAPLSAQQNRMMENVERTGNSSGWNVGLRLELVGELDVAALDAAVDGLLARHHALRARLAPDGDVRTQRILAHQRVPLPVVDLTTLAPDQARQRAEQACRAVVEPAFGLADEAPVRYALIRLDPGESWLVLVVHHIACDGWAISVLLRDLAAGYRSAYAGGTADFGPPAAQCTGYARWQREQWDESTRRRRLAHWAEHLGEGPLTLDLAFDGPAPDRPTGRAATHRFEIPDEVRLAAGALAQARGATVGAVTAAAMALLLARLSGQPDVTLSVPHANRSPRPYEEAVTVMTTALPLRVRTTAAPTFAELVDQTAASLFAGIDNLLPTAWIYGQFLGPGGGGMPSGVMVSFAFQNTLDMRLELPGLAVRVHDVPTDAERGALMFGLVPGPDRLDGYLEYPLDRLTGETARRWTARYVDLLADVCQHPDRPLGDA; encoded by the coding sequence GTGACCTTCGAGGAGGTGCTGGAGTACGCCGCCGTCCACGACGTACGGCTCACCGGTGTCGACGGCACACTGCGGTACGACGCCCCGGCCGACGCGGTGACCCCGGAGCTGGTGGCGGCGCTGCGTTCGTACAAGGGTCAGCTGTTGCGGTGGCTGGCCGCCCCGGCCGACGAGCGTGAGGTGACGCGGGCACCGCTCTCGGCCCAACAGAACCGGATGATGGAGAACGTCGAGCGGACCGGGAACTCAAGCGGCTGGAACGTCGGACTGCGACTGGAGCTGGTCGGCGAGTTGGATGTCGCCGCGTTGGACGCCGCCGTCGACGGGCTGCTCGCCCGGCACCACGCGTTGCGGGCCCGGCTGGCGCCCGACGGCGACGTCCGGACCCAGCGGATCCTCGCCCACCAACGGGTTCCGCTGCCCGTCGTCGACCTCACCACACTCGCCCCCGACCAGGCGCGCCAACGGGCCGAGCAGGCGTGCCGGGCGGTGGTGGAGCCGGCGTTCGGACTGGCGGACGAGGCGCCGGTGCGGTACGCGTTGATCCGTCTCGACCCGGGCGAGTCCTGGCTGGTCCTGGTCGTGCACCACATCGCCTGCGACGGCTGGGCCATCTCGGTGCTGCTGCGCGACCTGGCCGCCGGCTACCGCAGCGCGTACGCCGGGGGTACGGCCGACTTCGGTCCGCCCGCCGCCCAGTGCACCGGGTACGCCCGCTGGCAGCGGGAGCAGTGGGACGAGTCGACCCGACGTCGGCGGCTCGCCCACTGGGCGGAACACCTCGGCGAGGGACCCCTCACGCTGGACCTGGCGTTCGACGGTCCCGCCCCGGACCGGCCCACCGGGCGCGCCGCCACGCATCGGTTCGAGATCCCCGACGAGGTGCGGCTCGCGGCCGGGGCTCTCGCCCAGGCGCGGGGCGCCACCGTCGGCGCGGTGACGGCCGCCGCGATGGCGCTCCTGCTCGCCCGGCTCAGTGGGCAGCCCGACGTCACGCTCTCGGTGCCGCACGCGAACCGCTCACCCCGGCCGTACGAGGAGGCGGTGACCGTGATGACGACGGCGCTTCCGCTTCGGGTCCGTACGACCGCTGCCCCGACCTTCGCCGAACTTGTCGACCAGACCGCGGCCAGCCTCTTCGCCGGCATCGACAACCTGTTGCCCACCGCCTGGATCTACGGGCAGTTCCTCGGGCCGGGGGGCGGCGGGATGCCGTCCGGCGTGATGGTGAGCTTCGCGTTCCAGAACACCCTGGACATGCGGCTGGAGCTGCCAGGTCTGGCCGTTCGGGTGCACGACGTGCCGACCGACGCCGAGCGGGGCGCGCTGATGTTCGGTCTGGTGCCCGGTCCGGACCGGCTCGACGGCTACCTGGAGTACCCGTTGGACCGGCTCACCGGCGAGACCGCGCGCCGCTGGACGGCCCGGTACGTCGACCTGCTCGCCGATGTCTGCCAGCACCCCGACCGCCCGCTCGGCGACGCCTGA